From the Streptococcus oralis ATCC 35037 genome, one window contains:
- the mnmE gene encoding tRNA uridine-5-carboxymethylaminomethyl(34) synthesis GTPase MnmE encodes MITREFDTIAAISTPLGEGAIGIVRLSGTDSFAIAQKIFKGKDLSKVASHTLNYGHIIDPQTGKVMDEVMVGAMKSPKTFTREDIIEINTHGGIAVTNEILQLAIREGARLAEPGEFTKRAFLNGRVDLTQAEAVMDIIRAKTDKAMNIAVKQLDGSLSDLINNTRQEILNTLAQVEVNIDYPEYDDVEEATTAVVREKTMEFEQLLTNLLRTARRGKILREGISTAIIGRPNVGKSSLLNNLLREDKAIVTDIAGTTRDVIEEYVNINGVPLKLIDTAGIRETDDIVEQIGVERSRKALKEADLVLLVLNASEPLTAQDRQLLEISQDTNRIILLNKTDLQEAIETEELPEDIIRISVLKNRNIDKIEERINNLFFENAGLVEQDATYLSNARHISLIEKAVESLQAVNEGLELGMPVDLLQVDLTRTWEILGEITGDAAPDELITQLFSQFCLGK; translated from the coding sequence ATGATTACACGTGAATTTGATACCATCGCTGCTATCTCTACTCCACTAGGTGAAGGAGCCATTGGTATTGTCCGCCTGAGCGGAACAGATAGTTTTGCCATTGCGCAAAAGATTTTTAAAGGAAAAGACTTGAGCAAGGTTGCAAGCCATACCCTCAACTACGGTCACATTATTGACCCGCAGACAGGGAAGGTCATGGACGAAGTTATGGTTGGAGCTATGAAGTCTCCAAAGACCTTCACTCGTGAGGATATTATCGAGATTAACACTCACGGTGGGATTGCGGTGACCAATGAGATTCTCCAACTAGCTATCCGTGAAGGAGCTCGGTTAGCAGAACCTGGTGAATTTACCAAACGCGCCTTTCTAAACGGTCGCGTGGACTTGACACAGGCTGAGGCAGTGATGGACATCATCCGTGCTAAGACAGACAAGGCCATGAATATCGCAGTCAAACAATTGGACGGTTCTCTTTCTGACCTCATTAATAATACTCGCCAAGAAATCCTCAATACACTTGCCCAAGTTGAGGTCAATATCGACTATCCTGAGTATGACGATGTTGAGGAAGCCACTACTGCAGTCGTCCGTGAGAAAACTATGGAGTTTGAGCAATTGCTAACCAATCTCCTTAGAACAGCTCGTCGTGGTAAAATCCTTCGTGAGGGAATTTCCACTGCCATTATCGGCCGTCCCAATGTTGGGAAATCCAGTCTCCTCAACAATCTCCTTCGTGAAGACAAGGCTATTGTAACGGACATCGCTGGTACCACCCGTGATGTCATCGAAGAATACGTCAACATCAATGGGGTTCCTCTAAAATTGATTGATACAGCTGGTATCCGTGAAACAGATGACATCGTGGAACAAATCGGTGTCGAACGTTCTAGAAAAGCCCTCAAGGAAGCTGACTTGGTCCTGCTTGTCTTAAATGCTAGCGAACCTCTAACTGCCCAAGACCGACAACTTCTTGAAATTAGTCAAGATACTAATCGAATCATTCTCCTCAACAAAACTGACCTGCAAGAAGCTATTGAAACAGAGGAACTTCCAGAAGATATCATCCGCATTTCAGTCCTTAAAAATCGAAACATCGATAAGATTGAAGAACGCATTAACAACCTCTTCTTTGAAAATGCTGGTTTGGTCGAGCAAGATGCTACTTACTTGTCAAATGCCCGTCATATTTCCTTGATTGAAAAAGCAGTTGAAAGCCTACAAGCTGTTAATGAAGGGCTGGAACTGGGTATGCCAGTTGATCTTCTTCAAGTAGATTTGACTCGTACTTGGGAAATTCTCGGAGAAATCACTGGAGATGCCGCACCTGATGAACTCATCACCCAACTCTTTAGCCAATTCTGTTTAGGAAAATAA
- a CDS encoding 4-oxalocrotonate tautomerase: protein MPFVRIDLFEGRTLDQKKALAKEVTEAVVRNTGAPQSAVHVIINDMPEGTYFPQGEMRTK, encoded by the coding sequence ATGCCATTTGTACGCATCGATTTATTTGAAGGTCGCACGCTCGATCAAAAGAAAGCTCTTGCTAAGGAAGTAACGGAAGCTGTTGTCCGCAACACTGGAGCACCTCAATCAGCTGTTCATGTCATCATCAACGACATGCCAGAAGGAACTTACTTTCCTCAAGGGGAAATGCGCACCAAATAA
- a CDS encoding thymidine kinase, which yields MAQLYYRYGTMNSGKTIEILKVAYNYEEQGKGVVIMTSALDTRDGVGYVSSRIGMKRPAIAIEETTDIFGYIRDLPEKPYCVLVDEAQFLKRHHVYDLARVVDELDIPVMAFGLKNDFRNELFEGSKYLLLLADKIDEIKTICQYCKKKATMVLRTQDGVPVYDGEQIQIGGNETYISVCRKHYFAPEINKENEEK from the coding sequence ATGGCACAGTTGTATTATCGTTATGGGACCATGAACTCTGGTAAGACGATTGAGATTCTCAAGGTGGCCTATAACTACGAGGAGCAAGGAAAGGGAGTTGTGATTATGACTTCGGCTCTGGATACGCGTGACGGTGTTGGCTATGTGTCGAGCCGAATCGGCATGAAACGCCCAGCCATTGCGATTGAGGAAACGACGGATATCTTCGGCTATATCCGAGACTTACCTGAGAAACCTTACTGTGTGTTGGTCGATGAGGCCCAGTTTCTCAAGCGTCACCATGTTTACGACCTAGCTCGTGTTGTCGATGAGTTAGACATACCTGTCATGGCTTTTGGTTTGAAGAATGACTTTCGCAATGAATTGTTCGAAGGTTCCAAATATCTCTTGCTCTTAGCAGACAAGATTGACGAAATCAAGACCATTTGTCAGTACTGTAAGAAAAAGGCGACTATGGTGTTGCGTACGCAGGATGGTGTGCCAGTCTATGATGGCGAACAAATTCAGATCGGTGGAAATGAAACCTATATCTCAGTCTGCCGAAAACATTATTTTGCGCCTGAAATCAATAAGGAGAATGAAGAAAAATGA
- the prfA gene encoding peptide chain release factor 1 — protein MNIYDQLQAVEDRYEELGELLSDPDVVSDTKRFMELSKEEASTRDTVTAYREYKQVLQNIVDAEEMIKESGGDVDLEEMAKQELKDAKAEKEEYEEKLKILLLPKDPNDDKNIILEIRGAAGGDEAALFAGDLLTMYQKYAEAQGWRFEVMEASMNGVGGFKEVVAMVSGQSVYSKLKYESGAHRVQRVPVTESQGRVHTSTATVLIMPEVEEVEYDIDPKDLRVDIYHASGAGGQNVNKVATAVRIVHLPTNIKVEMQEERTQQKNREKAMKIIRARVADHFAQIAQDEQDAERKSTIGTGDRSERIRTYNFPQNRVTDHRIGLTLQKLDTILSGKLDEVVDALVLYDQTQKLEELNK, from the coding sequence ATGAACATCTATGATCAACTACAAGCTGTAGAAGACCGTTATGAAGAATTAGGAGAATTGCTCAGTGACCCTGATGTCGTTTCAGACACCAAGCGATTCATGGAGCTTTCAAAAGAAGAGGCTTCAACTCGTGATACGGTAACAGCCTACCGTGAGTACAAACAAGTTCTTCAAAACATCGTTGATGCCGAAGAGATGATTAAGGAATCAGGCGGAGATGTGGACTTGGAAGAAATGGCCAAGCAAGAATTGAAAGATGCCAAGGCTGAAAAAGAAGAGTATGAAGAAAAATTGAAAATCTTGCTCCTTCCAAAGGATCCAAACGATGACAAGAACATCATCCTTGAAATCCGTGGAGCAGCTGGTGGAGATGAAGCAGCGCTCTTCGCTGGAGACCTTCTAACCATGTACCAAAAGTATGCAGAAGCCCAAGGCTGGCGCTTTGAAGTCATGGAAGCTTCTATGAATGGTGTCGGTGGTTTCAAGGAAGTGGTTGCTATGGTTTCTGGTCAATCTGTATATTCTAAGCTTAAGTACGAATCTGGGGCCCACCGTGTGCAACGTGTCCCTGTGACAGAGAGCCAAGGCCGTGTCCACACCTCAACAGCGACAGTTCTAATCATGCCTGAAGTGGAAGAAGTAGAGTACGATATTGATCCAAAAGACCTTCGTGTTGACATCTACCACGCATCTGGTGCTGGTGGTCAGAACGTCAACAAGGTTGCGACTGCCGTTCGTATTGTTCACTTGCCGACCAATATCAAGGTTGAGATGCAGGAAGAACGTACCCAGCAGAAAAACCGTGAGAAGGCTATGAAGATTATTCGTGCGCGTGTGGCTGACCATTTTGCTCAGATTGCCCAAGATGAACAAGACGCTGAGCGTAAGTCGACAATCGGTACTGGTGACCGTTCAGAACGTATCCGTACTTACAATTTCCCACAAAACCGTGTCACAGACCACCGTATTGGATTGACCCTCCAAAAACTAGATACCATCTTGTCTGGTAAATTGGATGAAGTTGTGGATGCCTTGGTTCTTTATGACCAAACACAAAAATTAGAAGAATTAAACAAATAA
- the prmC gene encoding peptide chain release factor N(5)-glutamine methyltransferase encodes MKLAQLFSDFEEELMRQGEEAESLSFVYRSLKNLSFTDFVFALQQEVTKEEENFVEEIYQQLVAHKPAQYIIGHAEFFGMQLKVDERVLIPRPETEELVELILTENPEENLKVLDIGTGSGAIALALAKNRPDWSVTAADISQEALQLASENAKNQNLNIFFKKSDCFAEISEKYDIIVSNPPYISREDESEVGLNVLHSEPHLALFADEDGLAIYRRIAEDAKDYLTDGGKIYLEIGYKQGQSVPALFRKYLPEKRVRTLKDQFGQDRMVVVDDGQD; translated from the coding sequence ATGAAATTAGCTCAATTATTTTCAGATTTTGAAGAAGAGTTGATGAGACAAGGAGAGGAAGCAGAAAGCCTCTCTTTTGTCTACCGTAGCCTAAAAAATCTCTCTTTTACGGACTTTGTCTTTGCTCTTCAGCAGGAAGTGACAAAAGAGGAAGAAAATTTTGTAGAAGAAATTTACCAGCAGTTAGTGGCTCACAAACCGGCGCAGTACATCATTGGTCACGCAGAATTTTTTGGAATGCAGTTAAAAGTAGATGAGCGGGTTTTGATTCCTCGTCCAGAGACAGAAGAGTTGGTGGAACTCATCCTCACAGAAAATCCTGAGGAAAATCTTAAGGTCCTAGATATTGGAACTGGAAGTGGTGCCATAGCCCTCGCACTAGCAAAAAACAGACCAGATTGGTCAGTGACAGCAGCAGATATTTCACAAGAGGCTTTGCAGCTTGCATCTGAGAATGCCAAAAATCAAAATCTTAATATATTTTTTAAAAAATCTGATTGTTTTGCAGAAATTTCTGAAAAATATGATATAATTGTATCCAATCCACCCTATATCTCTCGTGAAGATGAGTCAGAGGTTGGTTTGAATGTTTTGCATTCAGAACCTCATCTAGCTCTCTTTGCAGATGAGGATGGCCTAGCTATTTATCGCAGAATTGCGGAAGATGCAAAAGACTATCTCACAGATGGTGGTAAGATTTACCTTGAAATTGGATACAAGCAAGGTCAAAGTGTTCCTGCGCTTTTTAGGAAATATCTTCCTGAAAAACGAGTACGAACACTCAAAGACCAATTTGGTCAAGATAGGATGGTTGTAGTTGATGATGGACAGGATTAG
- a CDS encoding L-threonylcarbamoyladenylate synthase, translated as MMDRIRQELEKGGAVVLPTETVYGLFAKALDEKAVDHVYKLKRRPRDKALNLNVAFLEDILHFSKNQPTYLQKLVEAFLPGPLTIILEANDRVPYWVNSGLATVGFRMPSHPITLDLIRETGPLIGPSANISGQASGVTFAQILEDFDQEVLGLEDDAFLTGQDSTILDLSGDKVKILRQGAIKREDILAQLPEISFEEE; from the coding sequence ATGATGGACAGGATTAGACAAGAGTTGGAAAAGGGCGGAGCTGTTGTTTTGCCTACAGAGACAGTTTATGGTCTCTTTGCTAAGGCCTTAGACGAAAAAGCTGTCGACCATGTTTACAAACTCAAACGTCGTCCTAGAGATAAGGCACTCAATCTTAATGTCGCTTTTCTAGAGGACATCTTGCACTTTTCAAAGAATCAGCCAACTTATCTACAAAAGCTTGTAGAGGCCTTTTTACCGGGTCCCTTGACCATTATCCTCGAAGCCAATGACCGAGTTCCCTATTGGGTCAACTCTGGTCTTGCAACTGTCGGATTTCGGATGCCGAGTCACCCCATTACACTTGATTTGATTCGAGAGACAGGTCCTTTGATTGGGCCGTCTGCCAATATCTCGGGTCAGGCGAGTGGCGTGACCTTTGCTCAAATTCTAGAGGATTTTGACCAAGAGGTTTTGGGACTGGAGGACGACGCTTTTCTAACTGGACAGGATTCGACGATTTTGGATTTGTCTGGAGACAAGGTGAAAATCTTACGCCAGGGGGCGATTAAGCGAGAAGATATTCTTGCACAGTTGCCAGAGATTTCTTTTGAGGAGGAATGA
- a CDS encoding GNAT family N-acetyltransferase produces the protein MLRNLQETDVNAICEINQEALGYSFSSEDTASQLARLSQDSHHFLLGYEDEVSHVLLGYVHAEVYESLYSKAGFNILGLAVSPQAQGRGIGKSLLQGLDQEAKRRGYGFIRLNSADHRLGAHAFYEKVGYTCDKVQKRFIRIF, from the coding sequence ATGCTAAGAAATTTGCAAGAAACAGATGTGAATGCTATATGTGAGATTAACCAAGAGGCTTTGGGCTATTCTTTTAGTTCAGAGGACACAGCTAGTCAACTAGCTAGACTGTCTCAGGATTCTCATCATTTCCTACTTGGCTATGAGGATGAGGTCAGCCATGTCCTACTTGGATATGTCCATGCTGAAGTTTATGAATCCCTCTATTCCAAAGCAGGATTTAATATTTTAGGCTTAGCAGTTTCGCCTCAAGCACAAGGACGAGGTATCGGTAAAAGCTTACTGCAAGGGTTGGATCAAGAAGCAAAAAGACGGGGTTATGGGTTTATCCGCTTAAACTCTGCTGATCATCGTCTGGGAGCTCATGCATTTTATGAAAAAGTTGGTTATACTTGTGATAAAGTGCAGAAACGGTTTATTCGCATCTTTTAG
- the glyA gene encoding serine hydroxymethyltransferase, translated as MIFDKDDFKAYDADLWNAIAKEEERQQNNIELIASENVVSKAVMAAQGSILTNKYAEGYPGRRYYGGTDVVDVVETLAIERAKEIFGAKFANVQPHSGSQANCAAYMALIEPGDTVMGMDLAAGGHLTHGAPVSFSGQTYNFVSYSVDPETELLDFDAILKQAQEVKPKLIVAGASAYSQIIDFSKFREIADAVGAKLMVDMAHIAGLVATGLHPSPVPYAHITTTTTHKTLRGPRGGLILTNDEDLAKKINSAIFPGIQGGPLEHVVAAKAVSFKEVLDPAFKEYAANVIKNSKAMVEVFLQDPDFRIISGGTENHLFLVDVTKVVENGKVAQNLLDEVNITLNKNSIPYETLSPFKTSGIRIGAAAITARGFGEEESRKVAELIIKTLKNAENEAVLEEVRSEVKALTDAFPLYED; from the coding sequence ATGATTTTTGATAAAGACGATTTTAAAGCATACGATGCTGATCTCTGGAATGCTATTGCCAAAGAAGAAGAACGCCAACAAAACAATATCGAGTTGATTGCTTCGGAAAACGTGGTTTCCAAGGCTGTTATGGCAGCTCAAGGGTCTATCTTGACAAACAAATATGCCGAGGGTTACCCAGGACGCCGTTATTATGGTGGAACTGATGTAGTAGACGTGGTAGAAACTCTAGCTATTGAACGTGCAAAAGAAATTTTCGGTGCTAAATTCGCCAATGTCCAACCTCACTCAGGAAGCCAAGCCAACTGTGCAGCATATATGGCTTTGATTGAGCCTGGTGACACTGTAATGGGAATGGATTTGGCAGCAGGTGGACACTTGACCCACGGAGCTCCAGTTAGCTTCTCTGGTCAAACCTACAACTTTGTTTCTTACAGTGTTGATCCTGAAACGGAACTCTTGGACTTTGATGCTATCTTGAAACAAGCCCAAGAAGTAAAACCAAAACTAATCGTAGCAGGTGCTTCAGCCTATTCTCAAATTATTGATTTTTCAAAATTCCGTGAAATCGCAGATGCTGTTGGGGCGAAGCTCATGGTCGATATGGCCCATATCGCTGGTTTGGTTGCGACCGGTCTTCACCCAAGCCCAGTGCCATATGCTCATATCACTACAACAACGACCCACAAAACCCTTCGTGGACCACGTGGTGGCTTGATTTTGACAAATGATGAAGATCTAGCTAAGAAAATCAACTCAGCTATTTTCCCAGGTATTCAAGGTGGTCCTTTGGAGCATGTTGTCGCTGCTAAGGCTGTTTCCTTCAAAGAAGTTTTGGACCCAGCCTTCAAGGAATATGCTGCTAATGTCATCAAAAACAGCAAGGCTATGGTTGAAGTCTTCTTGCAAGACCCTGATTTCCGTATCATTTCTGGTGGTACTGAAAATCACCTCTTCCTAGTGGATGTAACCAAGGTTGTAGAAAACGGAAAAGTTGCTCAAAACTTGCTGGATGAAGTCAATATTACCCTAAATAAAAACTCAATTCCATACGAAACCTTGTCACCATTCAAGACAAGTGGAATTCGTATCGGAGCAGCAGCCATCACTGCACGTGGATTTGGTGAAGAAGAAAGCCGTAAAGTGGCTGAACTCATCATTAAAACCCTTAAGAATGCAGAAAATGAAGCTGTCTTAGAAGAAGTGAGAAGTGAAGTCAAAGCGTTGACAGATGCCTTCCCACTATACGAGGACTAA